Proteins encoded within one genomic window of Prauserella marina:
- a CDS encoding nuclear transport factor 2 family protein — MAPRPPFPPFDAVTAARKVQAAEDAWNTRDPERVALAYTEDSVWRNRDQHIEGRARIVDFLSAKWQRELDYALRKELWAFTDDRIAVRFQYECHDSAGQWWRSYGNELWEFTEDGLMRRREASINDLPIAADERRIHGPRPEADRGTRFPIF, encoded by the coding sequence ATGGCGCCACGTCCCCCGTTCCCGCCGTTCGACGCCGTCACCGCGGCGCGGAAGGTGCAGGCCGCGGAAGACGCGTGGAACACCCGTGACCCCGAGCGGGTCGCGCTTGCCTACACCGAGGATTCCGTGTGGCGCAACCGGGATCAGCACATCGAGGGCAGGGCGCGGATCGTCGACTTTCTCAGCGCGAAGTGGCAGCGAGAACTGGATTACGCGCTGCGAAAGGAGTTGTGGGCCTTCACGGACGACCGGATCGCGGTGCGTTTCCAGTACGAATGCCACGACAGTGCCGGTCAGTGGTGGCGCAGCTACGGCAACGAGCTGTGGGAGTTCACCGAGGACGGATTGATGCGACGCAGGGAGGCGAGTATCAACGACCTGCCGATCGCGGCCGATGAGCGGAGGATCCACGGTCCGCGTCCGGAAGCCGACCGAGGAACCCGGTTCCCGATCTTCTGA
- a CDS encoding TetR/AcrR family transcriptional regulator: MNREEATRRLLDAAEAEFYEHGIQAVGMAAIRERSGVSLKRLYQCFPAKEDLVLAYLSRRDLRWLDSLADHVTANAATPAEAVLAVFDWLHLWFAEDGFHGCAFINSFGELGSTSPVIAEAGIRHKDRLREYLRDLVSQLEVTDVDKLTDQLFSLVEGATVIAGMSGRQDIALSSKAAAATLLEARLPSAR, encoded by the coding sequence GTGAATCGCGAGGAGGCAACGCGGCGGCTACTCGACGCCGCCGAGGCAGAGTTCTACGAGCACGGCATCCAGGCCGTCGGCATGGCCGCCATCCGGGAACGTTCCGGCGTCTCGCTCAAGCGGCTCTACCAATGCTTCCCCGCCAAGGAAGACCTTGTGCTCGCCTACCTCTCCCGCAGGGACCTGCGCTGGCTCGACTCACTCGCCGACCACGTCACCGCCAACGCGGCGACGCCGGCGGAGGCCGTGCTCGCGGTGTTCGACTGGCTGCACCTCTGGTTCGCCGAGGACGGATTTCACGGCTGCGCCTTCATCAATTCCTTCGGCGAGCTGGGAAGCACCTCACCGGTCATCGCCGAAGCCGGAATCCGGCACAAGGACCGGCTCAGGGAGTACCTGCGCGATCTCGTGAGCCAACTCGAAGTCACCGATGTCGACAAGCTCACCGATCAGCTCTTCAGCCTCGTCGAAGGTGCCACCGTGATCGCGGGAATGTCCGGCCGCCAGGACATCGCGTTGTCGAGCAAGGCGGCAGCGGCGACGCTCCTCGAAGCACGCCTGCCCTCCGCGCGGTGA
- the aceB gene encoding malate synthase A — translation MTGTLNYRLEVAGSAGDRFGEILTPSALEFVAALDNAFAGRRRVLLDERRKRRERLASGEEQLGFLPETRAIRGDESWQVAPPAQGLEDRRVEITGPTDRKMTVNALNSGAKVWLADFEDATSPTWHNIVGGQLNLYDAIRRDIDFTENGKRYTIGDSPATIVARPRGWHLVEKHIRIDGRPVSASLVDFGLYFFHNARRLVARGSGPYFYLPKLESHHEARLWNDVFRFAQRKLGLPRGTIRATVLIETITAAFEMDEILYELREHAAGLNAGRWDYIFSLIKTFGAAGADFVLPDRAQVTMTVPFMRSYTELLVRTCHKRGAHAIGGMSAFIPSRDPEVNATAVGKVKQDKEREAGDGFDGSWVAHPGLVPVCRAVFDEVLGGWPNQLGRLREDVSVGEADLLDVASTGGEVTEEGVRANINVALRYVDAWLRGTGAAAIANLMEDAATAEIARCQVWQWIRNGTKLADGSLITKELVGGWLDEELDVVRADLGHGNRLVEAREVFVETALGERLPSFFTTGAYARHLTEGR, via the coding sequence ATGACTGGCACGCTCAACTACCGGCTGGAGGTCGCCGGATCGGCAGGTGACCGGTTCGGCGAGATCCTCACCCCCTCGGCGCTGGAGTTCGTCGCAGCGCTGGACAACGCGTTCGCGGGCAGGCGAAGGGTACTGCTCGACGAGCGTAGGAAGCGCAGGGAACGGCTCGCCTCCGGTGAGGAGCAGCTCGGCTTCCTCCCCGAGACGAGGGCCATTCGCGGCGACGAGTCGTGGCAGGTGGCACCTCCCGCGCAGGGACTTGAGGACAGGCGCGTCGAGATCACGGGGCCGACGGACCGCAAGATGACCGTCAACGCCCTCAACTCCGGCGCGAAGGTGTGGCTCGCCGACTTCGAGGACGCGACGTCGCCGACCTGGCACAACATCGTCGGAGGACAGCTCAACCTCTACGACGCGATCCGGCGGGACATCGACTTCACGGAGAACGGCAAGCGGTACACGATCGGCGACAGCCCGGCGACGATCGTGGCGAGGCCCCGAGGCTGGCATCTCGTGGAGAAGCACATCCGGATCGACGGGAGGCCGGTTTCGGCAAGCCTGGTCGACTTCGGACTGTACTTCTTCCACAACGCACGGCGGCTCGTCGCACGTGGTAGCGGTCCTTATTTCTACCTCCCGAAGCTGGAAAGCCATCACGAGGCGCGATTGTGGAACGACGTTTTCCGTTTCGCGCAACGGAAACTCGGCCTGCCGAGGGGAACCATCAGGGCGACGGTGCTGATCGAGACGATCACCGCCGCGTTCGAAATGGACGAGATCCTTTACGAACTGCGCGAGCACGCGGCCGGGTTGAACGCGGGACGCTGGGACTACATCTTCAGTCTCATCAAGACCTTCGGCGCGGCCGGTGCCGACTTCGTGCTTCCCGACAGGGCACAGGTCACGATGACGGTGCCGTTCATGCGTTCCTACACCGAACTGCTCGTGCGGACCTGCCACAAGCGGGGCGCGCACGCGATCGGCGGGATGTCGGCGTTCATCCCGAGCAGGGACCCCGAGGTCAACGCCACCGCGGTCGGCAAAGTCAAGCAGGACAAGGAAAGGGAGGCCGGTGACGGCTTCGACGGCTCCTGGGTCGCCCACCCAGGGCTCGTGCCGGTGTGCCGTGCCGTCTTCGACGAGGTGCTCGGTGGCTGGCCCAACCAGCTCGGAAGGCTCAGGGAGGACGTCAGCGTCGGCGAAGCCGATCTGCTCGACGTGGCCAGCACGGGCGGCGAGGTCACCGAGGAAGGCGTGCGGGCCAACATCAACGTTGCGCTGCGGTATGTCGACGCCTGGTTGCGGGGAACCGGAGCCGCGGCCATCGCCAACCTCATGGAGGACGCGGCGACCGCCGAGATCGCGCGCTGCCAGGTGTGGCAATGGATCCGCAACGGTACGAAACTCGCGGACGGCTCGTTGATCACCAAGGAGCTCGTCGGCGGGTGGCTCGACGAGGAACTCGACGTCGTGCGCGCCGATCTCGGGCACGGCAACCGGCTGGTCGAGGCGAGGGAGGTCTTCGTCGAGACCGCGCTAGGGGAGCGGCTGCCGAGCTTCTTCACCACCGGTGCCTACGCGCGTCACCTGACCGAGGGCAGGTGA
- the aceA gene encoding isocitrate lyase has protein sequence MTVSKPKKPAFEKDATALAKEWETNPRWAGVDRSYSAADVVKLRGSVVEEHTLARRGAEKLWDLLRTEDYVHSLGALTGNQAVQQVRAGLKAIYLSGWQVAADANLAGQTYPDQSLYPANSVPAVVRRINNALGRADQINWAEGNTDIDWFAPIVADAEAGFGGPLNAFELMKGMIAAGAAGVHWEDQLASEKKCGHLGGKVLIPTKQHERTLNAARLAADVLDVPSLIVARTDAQAATLITSDVDERDRKYLTGERTSEGFYKVRNGIEPCIDRGLAYARYADLLWMETSEPDLEVAREFAEAIKAEYPDQLLAYNCSPSFNWKKHLDDATIAKFQRELGHMGYKFQFITLAGFHALNYSMFDLASGYATDGMSAYVELQEREFAAEDRGYTATKHQREVGTGWFDQVSTALNPESSTTALTGSTEEAQF, from the coding sequence ATGACCGTGTCCAAGCCAAAGAAGCCCGCTTTCGAGAAGGACGCGACCGCGCTCGCCAAGGAATGGGAGACCAACCCGCGCTGGGCCGGAGTCGACCGGTCCTACTCGGCCGCCGACGTGGTCAAGCTGCGCGGCAGCGTCGTCGAGGAGCACACCCTCGCCCGCCGTGGCGCGGAGAAGCTGTGGGATCTGCTGCGCACCGAGGACTACGTGCACTCGCTCGGCGCGCTCACCGGCAACCAGGCCGTGCAGCAGGTCAGGGCGGGCCTCAAGGCCATCTACCTCTCCGGCTGGCAGGTGGCCGCCGATGCCAACCTCGCTGGGCAGACCTACCCCGACCAGAGTCTCTACCCCGCGAACTCGGTTCCGGCCGTCGTGCGCAGGATCAACAACGCGCTCGGCCGCGCCGACCAGATCAACTGGGCGGAGGGCAACACCGACATCGACTGGTTCGCCCCCATCGTCGCCGACGCCGAGGCGGGCTTCGGTGGACCGCTCAACGCGTTCGAGCTGATGAAGGGCATGATCGCGGCCGGAGCGGCCGGTGTGCACTGGGAGGACCAGCTCGCCTCCGAGAAGAAGTGCGGCCACCTCGGTGGCAAGGTGCTCATCCCGACCAAGCAGCACGAGCGCACCCTCAACGCGGCGCGGCTCGCTGCCGACGTGCTCGACGTTCCTTCGCTGATCGTCGCCCGTACCGACGCGCAGGCGGCCACCCTCATCACCAGCGACGTCGACGAGCGCGACCGCAAGTACCTCACGGGAGAACGCACCTCCGAGGGCTTCTACAAGGTCCGCAACGGCATCGAGCCCTGCATCGACAGGGGCCTGGCCTACGCCCGATACGCCGACCTGCTGTGGATGGAGACCTCCGAACCCGACCTTGAGGTCGCGAGGGAGTTCGCCGAAGCCATCAAGGCCGAGTACCCGGATCAGTTGCTCGCCTACAACTGCTCGCCGTCGTTCAACTGGAAGAAGCACCTCGACGACGCCACGATCGCGAAGTTCCAGCGCGAACTCGGGCACATGGGCTACAAGTTCCAGTTCATCACGCTCGCCGGATTCCACGCGCTCAACTACTCCATGTTCGACCTCGCCAGCGGTTACGCGACCGACGGCATGAGCGCCTACGTGGAACTCCAGGAGCGGGAATTCGCCGCCGAGGACCGCGGCTACACCGCCACCAAGCACCAGCGCGAGGTCGGCACCGGCTGGTTCGACCAGGTCAGCACCGCGCTCAACCCGGAAAGCTCGACGACAGCGCTCACCGGTTCCACCGAAGAAGCTCAGTTCTGA
- a CDS encoding short-chain fatty acyl-CoA regulator family protein has product MDKTFAGARLRHLRESRSMSQADLARLLEISPSYLNQIEHNARPLSVAVLLRITAAFGVDAEFFADNDTSRLVADVREALLDETISAQVSPGEINDLAKNLPTIAEALVALHRRYRNAVENTAALVAEDGRGVHGSAAAPLPHEEVRDFFYERENYVAELDERAERMYQELGLRRGEVRNGLLRALTERYDVTVTTEGIDEAAGEQHRYESAGRVLRMAPSLRIGQQAFRMASQIALLEYDDLITELADSWAFSGQPARSLARVGLANYFAGALILPYRMFHGQAEKLRYDIELLCDHFGVGFETVCHRLSTLQRPKLRGIPFSFVRVDRAGNMSKRQSAAGFHFSRVGGACPLWVIYEAFTAPGKILSQVATLPDGKSYFWVARTISRNIGGYGSPGKMFSVGLGCELRHARRLVYSAGLDLDDTSASTPIGMGCKVCERPACPQRAFPTIGKRLTVDENTSTFVPYPAVPKPEP; this is encoded by the coding sequence GTGGACAAGACCTTCGCCGGAGCGCGACTACGGCACCTGCGGGAAAGCAGATCGATGAGCCAGGCCGACCTGGCGAGGCTGCTGGAGATCTCACCGAGCTACCTCAACCAGATCGAGCACAACGCGAGGCCACTGTCGGTGGCGGTACTCCTGCGCATCACGGCCGCGTTCGGCGTCGACGCCGAGTTCTTCGCCGACAACGACACCTCCCGGCTCGTCGCCGACGTGCGCGAGGCGCTGCTCGACGAGACCATCTCGGCACAGGTCTCCCCCGGTGAGATCAACGACCTCGCCAAGAACCTCCCCACCATCGCCGAGGCGCTGGTCGCCCTGCACCGGCGCTACCGCAACGCGGTGGAGAACACGGCCGCGCTGGTGGCCGAGGACGGGCGAGGGGTACACGGCAGCGCGGCCGCGCCGCTTCCCCACGAGGAGGTGCGCGACTTCTTCTACGAGCGGGAGAACTACGTCGCCGAACTCGACGAGCGTGCCGAACGGATGTACCAGGAACTCGGCCTTCGCAGGGGCGAGGTGCGCAACGGCCTGCTGAGGGCACTCACCGAGCGTTACGACGTCACGGTCACCACGGAGGGCATCGACGAGGCGGCGGGCGAGCAGCACCGCTACGAGTCGGCGGGCAGGGTGCTGCGCATGGCGCCGAGCCTGCGGATCGGGCAGCAGGCGTTTCGGATGGCCTCGCAGATCGCGCTGCTCGAGTACGACGACCTGATCACCGAACTGGCCGATTCGTGGGCCTTCTCCGGGCAACCGGCACGGTCGCTCGCGAGGGTGGGGCTCGCGAACTACTTCGCGGGCGCGCTCATCCTGCCCTACCGCATGTTCCACGGGCAGGCCGAAAAGCTGCGCTACGACATCGAATTGCTGTGCGACCACTTCGGTGTCGGCTTCGAGACGGTGTGCCACCGGCTTTCCACGCTCCAGCGGCCGAAGCTGCGCGGTATCCCGTTCTCGTTCGTCAGGGTCGACAGGGCCGGCAACATGTCCAAACGCCAGTCCGCGGCCGGTTTCCACTTCTCGCGGGTAGGCGGGGCGTGTCCACTGTGGGTGATCTACGAGGCGTTCACCGCGCCCGGCAAGATCCTCAGTCAGGTGGCGACGCTTCCCGACGGCAAGAGCTACTTCTGGGTCGCGCGGACCATTTCCCGCAACATCGGCGGCTACGGCAGTCCGGGCAAGATGTTCTCCGTCGGGCTCGGCTGCGAACTGCGGCACGCGAGGCGGCTGGTCTACTCGGCGGGGCTCGACCTCGACGACACCTCGGCCTCGACGCCGATCGGCATGGGCTGCAAGGTGTGCGAGCGTCCCGCCTGTCCTCAGCGGGCCTTCCCCACGATCGGCAAGCGGCTCACCGTCGACGAGAACACCAGCACGTTCGTGCCCTATCCCGCCGTGCCGAAGCCCGAACCGTGA
- a CDS encoding acyltransferase, translated as MTSMWGSPMLSRMHAWRKARRDPRQARFLTVDSLRWVVRNRAFTPWYLVRYWRLLRFRVANPHIILRGMVFLGKNVEIHCRPGYGQLEIGRWVHIGDGNAIRCHEGSLRIGDKVVFGRQNVVNGYLDIELGGAALVADWVYICDFDHVTADINLPIKDQGIVKSPVRIGPDTWIGTKVSVLRGTRVGRGCVLGAHAVVRGDIPDYAIAVGSPARVVRDRKADYEADAERRAAVKDMARKASKALQKTLGES; from the coding sequence ATGACGTCGATGTGGGGCTCACCGATGCTGTCCCGGATGCACGCGTGGAGAAAGGCGCGCCGCGACCCAAGGCAGGCCCGGTTCCTGACCGTGGACTCGCTGCGCTGGGTCGTGCGCAACAGGGCGTTCACGCCCTGGTACCTGGTGCGGTACTGGAGACTGCTGCGCTTCCGGGTAGCCAATCCGCACATCATCCTTCGCGGCATGGTCTTCCTCGGCAAGAACGTGGAGATCCACTGCAGGCCGGGTTACGGGCAACTGGAGATCGGCCGCTGGGTGCACATCGGAGACGGCAACGCCATCCGCTGCCACGAGGGGTCGCTGCGGATCGGCGACAAGGTGGTCTTCGGCAGGCAGAACGTGGTCAACGGCTACCTGGACATCGAGCTGGGCGGGGCCGCGCTCGTCGCGGACTGGGTCTACATCTGCGACTTCGATCATGTCACCGCCGACATCAACCTTCCGATCAAGGACCAGGGCATCGTCAAGTCGCCGGTGCGGATCGGCCCGGACACCTGGATCGGGACCAAGGTCTCCGTGCTGCGCGGGACCAGGGTCGGCAGGGGCTGTGTGCTCGGCGCGCACGCCGTCGTGCGCGGCGACATTCCCGACTACGCGATCGCCGTCGGCTCGCCCGCTCGCGTCGTGCGCGACCGCAAGGCCGACTACGAGGCCGACGCCGAGCGCAGGGCCGCCGTGAAGGACATGGCCCGCAAGGCGAGCAAGGCTTTGCAGAAGACGCTCGGCGAGTCGTGA
- a CDS encoding nucleoside hydrolase translates to MRTRLIIDTDPGVDDAFAIALAALSDDVDLLGVTTVFGNVPLSATTRNASRLLALCGRDDVPVAAGAARPLVHRHPREAGYVHGLDGLSGRAASLPEPSRELEPVDAVTLLANLLDAAEGPVTIAPIGPLTNIAALLAAHPRCAEKIDRLVIMGGAIGHGNSTAAAEFNIWSDPEAAHRVLAGGEVPCVLVPMDLTYRCAVSAEWLSTLAATGPVGAALEALTPDYLDHYRKALGWDGIVVHDAVAVAEAIRPGTLRTERAPVAVECSQGPGRGATIADLRRRELREETGTAEAPSAGIAVDAELDKLRDFLFERLSRHEN, encoded by the coding sequence GTGCGAACCAGGCTGATCATCGATACCGACCCCGGCGTCGATGACGCTTTCGCCATCGCGCTGGCGGCGTTGAGCGACGACGTCGACCTGCTCGGGGTGACGACCGTCTTCGGGAACGTGCCACTGTCGGCGACGACCCGTAACGCTTCGCGGTTGCTCGCGCTGTGCGGGCGCGACGACGTGCCGGTCGCGGCCGGTGCCGCGCGCCCGCTGGTACACCGGCACCCTCGGGAAGCAGGGTACGTACACGGGCTGGACGGGCTTTCCGGACGCGCGGCTTCGCTGCCGGAACCCTCGCGCGAGCTGGAACCGGTCGACGCGGTCACGCTGCTGGCCAACCTGCTCGACGCCGCCGAAGGGCCGGTGACGATCGCCCCGATCGGCCCGCTCACCAACATCGCCGCCCTGCTCGCCGCCCATCCCCGCTGCGCCGAGAAGATCGACCGCCTCGTGATCATGGGAGGCGCCATCGGCCACGGCAACAGCACGGCCGCGGCGGAGTTCAACATCTGGAGCGACCCCGAGGCGGCCCACCGCGTGCTCGCGGGCGGCGAGGTGCCGTGCGTGCTGGTCCCGATGGACCTGACCTACCGGTGCGCCGTCAGCGCGGAGTGGCTGAGCACGCTCGCCGCGACCGGCCCGGTCGGCGCCGCGCTGGAAGCGCTGACCCCCGACTATCTCGACCATTACCGCAAGGCACTGGGCTGGGACGGGATCGTCGTGCACGACGCGGTCGCAGTCGCGGAGGCGATCAGGCCGGGAACGCTGCGAACCGAGAGGGCGCCCGTCGCCGTCGAGTGCTCACAGGGCCCGGGCAGAGGCGCCACGATCGCCGATCTGCGCAGGCGGGAGCTGCGGGAGGAGACCGGTACCGCCGAGGCGCCTTCCGCCGGCATCGCGGTCGACGCCGAGCTGGACAAGCTGCGGGACTTCCTGTTCGAGCGGCTCTCCCGGCACGAGAACTAA
- a CDS encoding NlpC/P60 family protein — translation MTLGDEPPATSGEEPATKPGPRRRTMFVAVLAAVAAIAAFVVALQLTPGDDKVGAAAMTEQPTTSPPTTAPTTAPPSSPAQTRVPEETGPRFEAWVDDVARWLDIPQRAMHAYAAATVELGEQRPDCNLSWVTLAGIGKTASDHGREGGGEIGEDGKAAPAIGTIELRDFGGNVISIDGAAGPMQLSPALWDTWQRNATDGTPDIQNLDDAALATGEALCADGRDLADGEQWLAGVSAVHDAPLFLHRVLATANVYGTVGMSEQPPDEAALTAVSFAIEKIGLPYEWGGNGNEKGDIGFDCSGLTTAAYAQAGLTLQRTAHWQYTSVPLVPADEDPMLGDLIFFGDPATKIHHVGIYIGNQQMIDAPTFGQAVQVHDYRKPGDSYAGAGRPST, via the coding sequence ATGACGTTGGGGGACGAGCCACCCGCCACCTCCGGCGAGGAACCGGCGACGAAGCCGGGTCCACGCCGCAGGACGATGTTCGTCGCCGTACTCGCCGCCGTCGCCGCGATCGCGGCTTTCGTGGTCGCCTTGCAGCTCACTCCCGGCGACGACAAGGTCGGCGCGGCCGCGATGACCGAACAGCCGACCACCTCTCCCCCCACGACGGCACCGACGACGGCGCCACCCAGCTCCCCCGCGCAGACGCGGGTTCCGGAGGAGACCGGCCCCCGGTTCGAGGCGTGGGTCGACGATGTCGCCCGCTGGCTCGACATCCCCCAGCGCGCCATGCACGCCTACGCCGCCGCGACGGTCGAACTGGGCGAGCAGCGGCCCGACTGCAACCTTTCCTGGGTGACGCTTGCCGGTATCGGCAAGACGGCTAGCGACCACGGCCGCGAAGGCGGTGGCGAGATCGGTGAGGACGGCAAGGCCGCTCCCGCGATCGGCACCATCGAACTGCGCGACTTCGGGGGCAACGTCATCTCGATCGACGGCGCCGCTGGGCCCATGCAACTGTCGCCGGCCCTGTGGGACACGTGGCAGCGCAACGCCACCGACGGCACACCAGACATCCAGAACCTCGACGACGCGGCGTTGGCGACGGGCGAAGCGCTCTGCGCCGACGGCCGCGACCTCGCCGACGGCGAGCAATGGCTCGCCGGAGTGTCGGCCGTGCACGACGCTCCGCTCTTCCTGCACAGGGTGCTCGCGACCGCCAACGTCTACGGCACCGTCGGCATGTCGGAGCAGCCCCCCGACGAGGCGGCCCTCACCGCGGTGAGTTTCGCGATCGAGAAGATCGGGCTTCCCTACGAGTGGGGCGGCAACGGCAACGAGAAGGGCGACATCGGGTTCGACTGCTCCGGTCTGACGACGGCCGCCTACGCGCAGGCCGGGCTCACACTCCAGCGCACCGCGCACTGGCAGTACACGAGCGTGCCGCTGGTGCCCGCCGACGAGGACCCCATGCTCGGCGACCTCATCTTCTTCGGCGATCCCGCGACGAAAATCCACCACGTCGGCATCTACATCGGCAACCAGCAGATGATCGACGCGCCGACCTTCGGACAGGCCGTCCAGGTTCACGACTACCGGAAACCAGGCGACAGCTACGCCGGAGCGGGGCGTCCATCCACTTAG
- a CDS encoding FAD-dependent monooxygenase, with protein MFDVIIAGCGPTGAMLAAELRLHDVRVLVLEKETEPTSFARIVGLHVRSIELMAMRGLLDRLLELGRRRPAGGFFAAIAKPAPDLDSAHAYLLGIPQPVIVDLLERHAVELGARVRRGCAVAGLEQDDEGVTVELADGGASATQRGEQLRTRYLIGCDGGRGTVRALLGVGFPGEPSRTETLMGEMEVRAPREEIAAKSAEVGEAHKLFWLRPVGDDVYSVVVPAAGVTDRSEPPVLEDFRQQLRAIAGTDFGVHSPRWLSRFGDAVRLAERYRLGRVLLAGDAAHIHPPIGGQGLNLGVQDAVNLGWKLAAQIRGWAPETLLDTYQAERRPVAEDTLDVIRAQAELLSDEPGQRALRGLLTELMDFEEVNRYLIEKITAIGIRYDFGEGPDLLGRRLRDLDLKTGTLYGLLRRGRGLLLDRTGSLTVGGWSDRVDYLADPTAALDVPCVLLRPDGHVAWVGDDQPNLNDQLARWFGEPAD; from the coding sequence ATGTTCGACGTGATCATCGCCGGATGCGGGCCGACCGGCGCGATGCTGGCCGCCGAACTGCGGCTGCACGATGTGCGGGTACTCGTTCTGGAAAAGGAAACCGAGCCCACGTCGTTCGCGCGGATAGTCGGCCTGCACGTTCGCAGTATCGAGTTGATGGCGATGCGCGGACTGCTGGACCGCCTTCTCGAACTCGGGCGACGACGTCCGGCAGGCGGATTCTTCGCCGCCATCGCCAAACCCGCGCCCGACCTGGATTCCGCGCACGCCTACCTGCTCGGCATCCCGCAGCCGGTCATCGTCGATCTTCTCGAACGACACGCGGTCGAACTGGGCGCGCGGGTACGGCGCGGTTGTGCGGTGGCGGGGTTGGAGCAGGACGACGAGGGGGTGACCGTCGAACTGGCCGATGGCGGTGCTTCCGCCACTCAAAGAGGTGAACAGCTGCGCACGCGGTATCTCATCGGGTGTGACGGCGGGCGCGGCACGGTGCGCGCGCTGCTCGGCGTCGGCTTCCCAGGGGAGCCCTCGCGGACCGAGACGCTGATGGGCGAGATGGAAGTGAGGGCGCCGAGGGAGGAGATCGCAGCCAAGTCGGCCGAGGTCGGCGAGGCTCACAAGCTCTTCTGGCTCAGGCCCGTCGGCGACGACGTCTACAGCGTCGTCGTCCCCGCGGCCGGTGTCACCGATCGCTCGGAGCCGCCTGTCCTTGAGGACTTCAGACAGCAGTTGCGCGCCATCGCAGGAACCGATTTCGGCGTGCACTCCCCACGCTGGTTGTCCCGCTTCGGGGACGCGGTCCGGCTGGCCGAACGTTATCGCCTCGGGCGGGTGCTACTGGCTGGCGATGCGGCGCACATTCATCCGCCCATCGGCGGACAGGGCCTCAACCTCGGCGTTCAGGACGCGGTCAACCTCGGCTGGAAGCTGGCAGCACAGATCCGCGGCTGGGCGCCGGAAACACTGCTGGACACCTACCAGGCCGAACGTCGCCCTGTCGCGGAGGACACGCTGGACGTCATCCGCGCCCAGGCGGAACTGCTGTCCGACGAACCGGGTCAACGGGCGCTGCGCGGACTGCTCACCGAACTGATGGATTTCGAGGAGGTGAACCGCTATCTGATCGAGAAGATCACCGCGATCGGCATTCGCTACGACTTCGGCGAAGGCCCCGATCTGCTCGGCCGCCGCCTCCGCGACCTCGACCTGAAAACCGGCACCCTCTACGGTCTACTGCGTCGTGGCCGCGGCCTGCTGCTGGACCGCACAGGGAGCCTCACCGTCGGCGGCTGGTCGGACCGGGTCGACTACCTCGCCGATCCCACCGCCGCGCTGGATGTTCCGTGCGTGCTGCTCCGCCCGGACGGCCACGTCGCCTGGGTCGGGGACGATCAGCCGAACCTGAACGACCAGCTCGCCCGCTGGTTCGGCGAGCCTGCCGACTGA
- a CDS encoding helix-turn-helix transcriptional regulator, whose product MIDRAGLAEFLRSRRESLQPEDAGLPRGQRRRTAGLRREEVATLCHISTDYYSRLERQRGPHPSEQMIASIAQGLHLSLDERDHLFRLAGHNPPARGAISEHISPGLLRIFDRLTDTPAEIVTELGEALRQTPPAVALTGDTTRYTGPARSIGYRWFTDPDTRALYHPDDHALHSRVFASGLRKLVTLRGPESRAAHLLDLLLAGSEEFRGVWNEHEIGVAYNGVKRYVHPEVGALELTCQTLLDPGQSHLLLVYTAVPGSESHEKLRLLSVIGAQHITSRVPPTA is encoded by the coding sequence GTGATCGATCGAGCGGGGCTCGCCGAATTCCTGCGCAGCCGCAGGGAATCGCTCCAGCCCGAAGACGCGGGCCTCCCCCGAGGGCAGCGGCGCAGAACGGCGGGCCTGCGCCGTGAGGAAGTCGCCACGCTCTGCCATATTTCCACCGACTACTACAGCAGGCTGGAGCGGCAGCGCGGACCTCACCCTTCCGAGCAGATGATCGCCTCGATCGCGCAAGGACTGCATCTGTCCCTCGACGAACGCGACCACCTGTTCCGGCTCGCCGGGCACAACCCGCCCGCGCGGGGAGCGATCAGCGAACACATCAGTCCGGGCCTGCTCCGCATCTTCGACCGGCTCACCGACACTCCGGCCGAGATCGTCACCGAACTCGGCGAGGCCCTTCGGCAGACTCCGCCTGCGGTCGCGCTCACCGGGGACACCACCCGCTACACCGGGCCCGCGCGCAGCATCGGCTACCGGTGGTTCACCGATCCGGACACCCGGGCGCTGTACCACCCTGACGATCACGCGCTGCACTCCCGGGTTTTCGCCTCGGGACTACGCAAGCTGGTCACTCTTCGCGGGCCGGAGTCGCGAGCCGCTCACCTCTTGGACCTTCTGCTCGCGGGCAGCGAGGAATTCCGTGGCGTGTGGAACGAACACGAGATCGGCGTCGCGTACAACGGTGTCAAACGTTATGTGCACCCCGAGGTCGGCGCACTCGAACTGACCTGCCAGACACTTCTCGACCCCGGCCAGTCACACCTGCTTCTCGTCTACACCGCCGTCCCCGGCAGCGAAAGCCACGAGAAGTTGCGGCTTCTCTCCGTCATCGGGGCCCAGCACATCACCTCGCGCGTGCCCCCGACCGCGTGA